In the genome of Burkholderia diffusa, one region contains:
- a CDS encoding LysR family transcriptional regulator, whose protein sequence is MKIDTLGVQAFVAIADGGSFRQAADTLHVTQTAITQRLRKLESFLGVALIERTTRRTTLTEIGRRFLPQARRLLNELSDALTEIRETGLSQRGDVTIACVPTVGVQYLPRILRAFSAHRPHDRVKILDHASASVLQAVLRREAEFGISIAGDQHPELVSVPLTHDPYVLVCRDDHPLAKRRRIRWAALHPHPLIFAGEVSGNRGLLEGALKTSGVTLHSFYEVQRSSTALGLVAEGLGAAVVPRLAIQKNAYPMVRTIELVEPSVSRALVLVMRRAAQLSPAAQALYDMIVERATPGR, encoded by the coding sequence ATGAAAATCGATACGCTCGGAGTCCAGGCTTTCGTCGCGATCGCCGACGGCGGCAGCTTCAGGCAAGCGGCCGACACGCTGCACGTCACGCAAACGGCGATCACGCAGCGGTTGCGCAAGCTCGAGTCGTTTCTCGGCGTCGCGCTGATCGAACGCACGACGCGCCGCACCACCCTCACCGAAATCGGCCGGCGTTTCCTGCCGCAGGCGCGCCGGCTGCTGAACGAGCTGTCGGACGCACTGACCGAAATCCGCGAAACGGGCCTGAGCCAGCGCGGCGACGTGACGATCGCGTGCGTGCCGACGGTCGGCGTTCAGTATCTCCCGCGCATTCTGCGCGCGTTCTCCGCGCACCGGCCACATGATCGCGTGAAGATCCTCGATCATGCGTCGGCGTCGGTATTGCAGGCCGTGCTACGCCGCGAAGCGGAATTCGGAATCAGCATCGCGGGCGACCAGCACCCCGAACTCGTCAGCGTACCGCTCACGCATGACCCGTACGTGCTCGTCTGCCGCGACGATCATCCGCTCGCGAAGCGTCGGCGGATCCGCTGGGCAGCGCTGCACCCGCATCCGCTGATCTTCGCGGGCGAGGTGAGCGGCAATCGCGGGCTGCTCGAAGGCGCGCTGAAGACGAGCGGCGTGACGCTGCATTCGTTCTATGAAGTGCAGCGCAGTTCGACCGCGCTCGGCCTCGTTGCCGAAGGCCTCGGCGCGGCCGTCGTGCCGAGACTCGCGATCCAGAAGAACGCGTATCCGATGGTCCGCACGATCGAGCTGGTCGAGCCGTCGGTGTCTCGCGCGCTCGTGCTGGTCATGCGCCGGGCCGCGCAATTGTCGCCCGCGGCACAGGCGCTGTACGACATGATCGTCGAGCGCGCGACGCCGGGGCGGTGA
- the tam gene encoding trans-aconitate 2-methyltransferase, which produces MTTPLDQYANQYVRFEDERTRPVRDLLAAVPDTPIHTAIDIGCGPGNSTEALIARAPGATVRGIDASPDMIAAARKRLPTLRFDLADVSSWDDPGRYDLILSNAVLQWVPAHDTLFPALVGRLAPGGHLAVQMPDNLDEPAHRLMREVASVGPWADKLKDAARTERFDARYYYALLSPSCSRVDVWRTTYYHPLRGGVDSVVEWFKGSALRPFLAALNESERDAFVARYRDALAGPRGYPLLDDGTVLLPFPRLFIVATRK; this is translated from the coding sequence GTGACGACCCCCCTCGATCAATACGCCAACCAGTACGTGCGATTCGAAGACGAACGCACGCGGCCCGTGCGCGACCTGCTGGCCGCCGTGCCGGATACGCCGATCCATACCGCGATCGACATCGGCTGCGGGCCCGGCAATTCGACTGAAGCGCTGATCGCGCGCGCGCCCGGCGCGACGGTTCGCGGGATCGACGCGTCGCCGGACATGATCGCGGCCGCGCGCAAGCGCCTGCCCACGCTGCGTTTCGATCTCGCGGACGTTTCCAGTTGGGACGATCCGGGCCGCTACGACCTGATTCTGTCGAACGCGGTGCTGCAATGGGTGCCCGCGCACGACACGCTGTTTCCGGCGCTCGTCGGCCGGCTCGCGCCGGGCGGCCATCTCGCGGTGCAGATGCCCGACAACCTCGACGAGCCTGCGCACCGGCTGATGCGCGAGGTCGCGTCGGTCGGGCCATGGGCGGACAAGCTCAAGGACGCGGCGCGCACCGAGCGGTTCGACGCACGGTATTACTACGCGCTGCTGTCGCCATCGTGCTCGCGAGTGGATGTCTGGCGCACGACTTACTACCATCCGTTGCGCGGCGGGGTCGATTCGGTCGTCGAATGGTTCAAGGGCAGCGCGCTGCGGCCGTTCCTCGCGGCGCTGAACGAAAGCGAACGCGACGCGTTCGTCGCGCGCTATCGCGACGCGCTCGCCGGGCCGCGCGGCTATCCGCTGCTCGACGACGGCACCGTGCTGCTGCCATTTCCGCGCCTGTTCATCGTCGCGACGCGCAAGTAA
- a CDS encoding GNAT family N-acetyltransferase: MTAHPAVSLHLTDTEQPAARDFISRKLGEFNHAMTGRSDTAALDVYVTNPATGEVLGGLTGRTSLGLFFIDLFYLPESLRGGGFGSRLLREAEAEARRRGCARAVLYTITFQAPDFYRKHGYEAFGEVPCEPEGAARVFMVKTL; this comes from the coding sequence ATGACCGCGCATCCCGCCGTTTCCCTTCATCTCACCGACACCGAACAACCGGCAGCCCGCGATTTCATCAGCCGCAAGCTCGGCGAATTCAACCACGCGATGACGGGCCGCAGCGACACGGCGGCGCTCGACGTCTACGTGACGAATCCCGCGACCGGCGAGGTCCTGGGCGGCCTCACCGGCCGGACGTCGCTCGGTCTCTTCTTCATCGACCTCTTTTACCTGCCGGAATCGCTGCGCGGCGGCGGCTTCGGCAGCAGGCTGCTGCGCGAGGCGGAAGCGGAGGCGAGGCGGCGCGGATGTGCTCGCGCGGTGCTGTACACGATTACGTTCCAGGCGCCGGATTTCTACCGGAAGCACGGGTACGAGGCGTTCGGCGAAGTGCCGTGCGAGCCGGAAGGGGCGGCGCGCGTGTTCATGGTCAAGACGCTGTGA
- a CDS encoding LysR family transcriptional regulator translates to MKMLDHDVLATVVAVAETGNMTRAAEAVNRSQSAVSMQIKSLEDAIGRPLFVRKPRSIVLTREGEVLLGFARRMLALRDEAWAAVVRPEVTGKVVIGVPDDYASSLLPSVLKKFSATYPKVEIQVIGLPSSALAPLLKDGTVDLVCGTRIKGLSGDFIRHEPMAWAAMTNGPRVWEERPLPIAVFMPGSVARENAIRSLERAKLPFRTSYESPSLLGLLSMVEAGLAVAPLARCAIPAQLSMLGRSHGLPDLPPLELILARSTKSKRPPCDFLAEQLMEDLQRQTGQAGDA, encoded by the coding sequence ATGAAGATGCTCGATCACGACGTGCTGGCTACCGTCGTCGCCGTCGCGGAAACCGGCAACATGACCCGCGCCGCGGAAGCGGTGAACCGCTCGCAGTCGGCCGTGAGCATGCAGATCAAGAGCCTCGAGGACGCGATCGGCCGGCCGCTGTTCGTGCGCAAGCCGCGCAGCATCGTGCTGACGCGCGAAGGCGAGGTGCTGCTGGGATTCGCCAGACGAATGCTGGCGCTGCGCGACGAAGCGTGGGCGGCCGTGGTACGGCCGGAAGTGACCGGCAAGGTTGTGATCGGCGTGCCGGACGACTATGCGTCGTCGCTGCTGCCGTCGGTGCTGAAGAAATTCTCGGCGACCTATCCGAAGGTCGAGATCCAGGTGATCGGGCTGCCCAGCAGTGCGCTCGCGCCGCTCCTGAAGGACGGCACCGTCGATCTCGTCTGCGGCACGCGCATCAAGGGGCTGTCCGGCGACTTCATCCGCCACGAGCCGATGGCGTGGGCCGCGATGACGAACGGGCCGCGCGTGTGGGAAGAACGGCCGCTGCCGATCGCGGTGTTCATGCCGGGCAGCGTCGCGCGCGAGAACGCGATCCGCAGCCTCGAACGCGCGAAGCTGCCGTTTCGGACGTCCTATGAAAGCCCGAGCCTGCTCGGGCTGCTGAGCATGGTCGAGGCCGGGCTCGCGGTCGCGCCGCTCGCGCGCTGCGCGATTCCCGCGCAACTGTCGATGCTTGGCCGCTCGCACGGGCTGCCCGATCTGCCGCCGCTCGAGCTGATCCTCGCGCGCAGCACGAAATCGAAGCGCCCGCCGTGCGACTTTCTCGCGGAGCAACTGATGGAAGACCTGCAGCGGCAGACCGGCCAGGCCGGCGACGCCTGA
- a CDS encoding aldehyde dehydrogenase family protein: MTTADLSSSTSPVVLPAARIAGHPVRTHSDEAGAPIFNASTGETIGWQEFATATHVDAAVRAARDAFAGWRDTPPAERGRLLAAIAERVEANRERLAALQMQVSGKPPFEADADVGDVAATFAYYAQLCENPALFAAKPVALPNDAVAAERFHDAVGVAALIMPWNFPMVTAAWKLAPALAAGCTVVMKPSELTSPAEHALLDLIAEAGVPDGVVNVVNGGAAVGAALTAHPLIDKISFTGSTAAGRKVMQAASEDMKRVTLELGGKSSLIVRDDADLDMAVSLAVAGAFTNAGQMCSATARILVHDSLYRSFMAAFETAVRALVVAPPSAEHVAMGPLISAAQRTRVEAMLEQGISAGARVAFSGRVADSGGDGFFMAPVVVAEPAADNLLWTDEVFGPVACVKSFRNDDEAIALANDTRYGLVATVVTRDAEIAKQFQARVRAGLVWINAPQLIYPHVCWGGFGLSGIGRELGVTGLRSYQELRHAMRAIE, from the coding sequence ATGACCACCGCTGATCTTTCCTCTTCCACCTCGCCCGTCGTGCTGCCTGCCGCACGCATCGCCGGCCATCCCGTGCGCACGCACTCCGATGAAGCCGGCGCGCCGATCTTCAATGCGTCGACCGGCGAGACGATCGGCTGGCAGGAATTCGCGACGGCCACGCACGTCGATGCCGCGGTCCGCGCCGCACGCGACGCGTTCGCAGGCTGGCGCGACACGCCGCCCGCCGAGCGCGGCCGCTTGCTCGCGGCGATTGCCGAACGCGTCGAAGCCAATCGCGAACGCCTGGCGGCGCTGCAGATGCAGGTGAGCGGCAAGCCGCCGTTCGAGGCCGACGCCGACGTCGGCGACGTTGCCGCGACGTTCGCGTACTACGCGCAGCTGTGTGAGAACCCGGCGCTGTTCGCGGCCAAGCCGGTAGCACTGCCGAACGACGCCGTCGCGGCCGAGCGCTTTCACGACGCGGTCGGCGTGGCTGCGCTGATCATGCCGTGGAACTTCCCGATGGTCACGGCCGCGTGGAAGCTCGCGCCCGCGCTGGCGGCCGGCTGCACCGTCGTGATGAAGCCGTCGGAACTGACGTCGCCGGCGGAGCACGCACTGCTCGACCTGATCGCCGAAGCCGGCGTGCCGGACGGTGTCGTCAACGTCGTGAACGGCGGCGCGGCAGTCGGCGCGGCGCTGACCGCGCATCCGCTGATCGACAAGATCTCGTTTACCGGCAGCACGGCCGCCGGCCGCAAGGTCATGCAGGCCGCGTCGGAAGACATGAAGCGCGTGACGCTCGAACTCGGCGGCAAGTCGTCGCTGATCGTGCGCGACGATGCCGATCTCGACATGGCGGTGTCGCTGGCAGTGGCCGGCGCGTTCACGAACGCGGGCCAGATGTGCTCGGCCACCGCGCGCATCCTTGTGCACGACAGCCTGTACCGCAGCTTCATGGCCGCGTTCGAGACGGCCGTGCGCGCGCTCGTCGTCGCGCCGCCTTCCGCCGAACACGTCGCGATGGGGCCGCTGATCTCGGCCGCGCAGCGCACGCGCGTCGAGGCGATGCTCGAGCAAGGCATATCGGCCGGCGCGCGCGTTGCGTTCAGCGGCCGCGTCGCCGACAGCGGCGGCGACGGCTTCTTCATGGCGCCGGTCGTGGTCGCCGAGCCGGCCGCCGACAACCTGCTGTGGACCGACGAGGTGTTCGGCCCGGTCGCGTGCGTCAAGTCGTTCCGCAACGACGACGAGGCGATCGCGCTCGCGAACGACACGCGCTACGGGCTCGTCGCGACCGTCGTGACGCGCGACGCTGAAATCGCGAAGCAGTTCCAGGCACGCGTGCGCGCCGGCCTCGTGTGGATCAACGCACCGCAGCTCATCTACCCGCACGTGTGCTGGGGCGGTTTCGGGCTCAGCGGGATCGGCCGCGAACTCGGCGTGACAGGCCTGCGCAGCTACCAGGAGCTGCGCCACGCGATGCGTGCGATCGAGTGA
- a CDS encoding GNAT family N-acetyltransferase, whose product MDRAEHISIEQAVDLPADELNGCDFSFDIAWELNAPYQDLLDLRALPVRRKDYGFDPAGWAREASGGTALFRASAGGRLAGFVAISESWNGMAEIAELAVDRGCRRQGIGQFLLAAAEAWARNRGFGFMRLETQANNVAACCTYARAGFVVGGHDRFLYADGANDGEVALFWYKDLRDGQSAKSRTVDPESMRQPS is encoded by the coding sequence ATGGACCGAGCCGAGCACATCAGCATCGAACAGGCGGTCGATCTGCCCGCCGACGAACTGAACGGATGCGACTTTTCGTTCGACATCGCGTGGGAGCTGAATGCGCCGTACCAGGATCTGCTCGATTTGCGCGCGCTGCCCGTGCGGCGCAAGGACTACGGCTTCGACCCGGCCGGCTGGGCGCGCGAGGCGTCCGGCGGCACCGCGCTGTTCCGCGCGAGCGCGGGCGGGCGGCTCGCGGGATTCGTCGCGATCAGCGAAAGCTGGAACGGGATGGCCGAGATCGCGGAACTCGCGGTCGACCGCGGTTGCCGGCGGCAAGGGATCGGCCAGTTCCTGCTGGCGGCCGCGGAAGCGTGGGCGCGCAACCGCGGGTTCGGCTTCATGCGACTGGAGACGCAAGCGAACAACGTCGCGGCCTGCTGTACGTACGCCCGCGCGGGCTTCGTCGTCGGCGGCCACGACCGTTTCCTGTACGCCGACGGCGCGAACGACGGGGAAGTCGCCCTCTTCTGGTACAAGGATCTGCGTGACGGGCAGTCCGCGAAGAGCCGGACGGTCGATCCGGAATCGATGCGGCAGCCGTCCTGA
- a CDS encoding DUF3422 family protein, with amino-acid sequence MMDHPLRAALAAELHARPFLRLAEAVSLTHYAIYADGQPDIHETLLHALCRDTGIAVPQDGATHHAVQSPCGWHLKWERHTEFSTFTFVAPRRDTGYFDDLAIEGIPAAWFARLAGIRFVAVRMELLSGDAARLVCGDLRRWIDGPALVGSGVLGGGKVFCDWHVRDDGFMRFLVVDEDFREEQGGRLLQRLYEIETYRMMALLALPVARRMSRELDEIHAALHALMQRMDASGADGDDAALLVKLTHLAVRVEALSGSGGRFSASRAYEKLVLARIHELREERIEGMPTIAEFMERRFAPAMETCRSVWARHEQIAARIARAVDLLRTRVNLAQEKDVTRLLAGMERTARNQLHLQHAVEGLSVAAISYYVLSLATAAFKALHVMNLPVDPELAEGLLIAPVVFAVIHVTRRTRAQLARSEGAHDSAPVQAAALKQAN; translated from the coding sequence ATGATGGATCATCCGTTGCGCGCCGCACTGGCCGCGGAATTGCATGCGCGGCCGTTCCTGCGGCTCGCCGAAGCCGTGTCGCTCACGCACTACGCGATCTACGCGGACGGCCAGCCCGACATCCACGAAACGCTGCTGCACGCGCTGTGCCGCGACACCGGCATTGCCGTGCCGCAGGACGGCGCGACCCATCATGCGGTGCAGTCGCCGTGCGGCTGGCATCTGAAGTGGGAACGCCACACCGAATTTTCGACCTTCACGTTCGTCGCGCCGCGTCGCGACACCGGCTATTTCGACGATCTCGCGATCGAGGGGATTCCGGCCGCCTGGTTCGCGCGGCTCGCGGGCATCCGCTTCGTCGCGGTGCGCATGGAGTTGCTGTCGGGCGATGCCGCGCGGCTCGTGTGCGGCGACCTGCGCCGCTGGATCGACGGGCCGGCGCTCGTCGGCAGCGGCGTGCTGGGCGGCGGCAAGGTGTTTTGCGACTGGCATGTGCGTGACGACGGCTTCATGCGCTTTCTCGTCGTCGACGAGGATTTTCGCGAGGAGCAGGGCGGCCGGCTGCTGCAGCGCCTGTATGAAATCGAGACGTACCGGATGATGGCGCTGCTCGCGTTGCCGGTCGCGCGCCGGATGAGCCGCGAGCTCGACGAGATCCACGCGGCGCTCCATGCGCTGATGCAGCGGATGGACGCGAGCGGCGCCGACGGCGACGACGCGGCGTTGCTCGTGAAGCTCACGCATCTCGCGGTGCGGGTCGAGGCGCTGTCGGGGTCCGGCGGCCGCTTCAGCGCGTCGCGTGCATACGAAAAGCTCGTGCTGGCGCGCATCCACGAATTGCGCGAGGAGCGCATCGAAGGGATGCCGACGATCGCCGAATTCATGGAGCGGCGCTTCGCGCCGGCAATGGAAACGTGCCGCAGCGTGTGGGCGCGCCACGAGCAGATCGCCGCGCGGATCGCGCGAGCGGTCGACCTGTTGCGCACGCGCGTGAATCTCGCTCAGGAAAAGGACGTGACGCGCCTGCTGGCCGGCATGGAGCGCACCGCACGCAATCAGCTTCATCTGCAGCACGCGGTTGAGGGGTTGTCGGTGGCCGCCATTTCGTACTACGTGCTGTCGCTCGCGACCGCGGCGTTCAAGGCGCTGCACGTGATGAACCTGCCGGTCGATCCCGAACTGGCGGAAGGGCTGCTGATCGCGCCGGTCGTGTTCGCGGTGATTCACGTCACGCGGCGCACGCGTGCGCAGCTCGCACGGTCGGAGGGCGCGCACGACAGCGCCCCCGTGCAGGCAGCGGCGTTGAAGCAGGCAAATTAG
- a CDS encoding cupin domain-containing protein → MTKLIKDILPLGAGIGEFTKLDFGMDESDWRAAEGKSGSYLIGWWEGKVGSVEFPETAADEAVWLVEGRIALTDVEGNRKEFTPGQGYLLPAGFAGRWETIEDAKKFYVLLEKS, encoded by the coding sequence ATGACCAAACTGATCAAGGACATCCTGCCGCTCGGCGCAGGCATTGGCGAATTCACGAAGCTCGACTTCGGGATGGACGAAAGCGACTGGCGCGCGGCCGAGGGCAAGAGCGGCAGCTACCTCATCGGCTGGTGGGAAGGCAAGGTCGGCTCGGTGGAGTTTCCGGAAACGGCGGCGGACGAGGCGGTGTGGCTCGTCGAGGGCCGGATCGCGCTGACCGACGTGGAAGGCAACCGCAAGGAATTCACGCCGGGCCAGGGGTATCTGCTGCCCGCCGGTTTCGCGGGCCGCTGGGAGACGATCGAGGACGCGAAGAAGTTCTACGTGCTGCTCGAGAAGTCGTGA
- the speB gene encoding agmatinase, producing the protein MHRELNQPMGGNEMPRFGGIATMMRLPQADTTDGLDVCFVGVPLDLGTSNRSGSRFGPRQIRTESVLLRPYNMATRAAPFDSLQVADIGDVATNPYDLKDSVRRIEQAYDEIVANGCRPITLGGDHTIAWPILRALHKKYGKLAVVHVDAHADVNDTMFGEKIAHGTPFRRAVEDGLLQCDKVTQIGLRGTGYAAEDFDWCRQQGFTVVQAEECWNKSLAPLMAQVRERIGDTPVYLSFDIDGLDPSFAPGTGTPEIGGLSVQQGLEIIRGMKGLNLVGADLVEVSPPYDPNGTTALVGANLAFEMLCVMPGVACR; encoded by the coding sequence ATGCACCGCGAACTGAACCAGCCGATGGGCGGCAACGAGATGCCGCGCTTTGGCGGCATCGCCACGATGATGCGCCTGCCGCAGGCCGACACGACCGACGGCCTCGACGTGTGCTTCGTCGGCGTGCCGCTCGACCTCGGCACGTCGAACCGCTCGGGTTCGCGCTTCGGCCCGCGTCAGATCCGCACCGAATCCGTGCTGCTGCGCCCGTACAACATGGCCACGCGCGCGGCGCCGTTCGATTCGCTGCAGGTCGCCGACATCGGCGACGTCGCGACCAACCCTTACGACCTGAAGGATTCGGTGCGCCGCATCGAGCAGGCGTATGACGAGATCGTCGCGAACGGCTGCCGGCCGATCACGCTCGGCGGCGACCACACGATCGCATGGCCGATCCTGCGCGCACTGCATAAAAAGTACGGCAAGCTCGCCGTGGTGCACGTCGACGCGCACGCGGACGTGAACGACACGATGTTCGGCGAGAAGATCGCGCACGGCACGCCGTTCCGCCGCGCGGTGGAGGACGGCCTGCTGCAATGCGACAAGGTCACGCAGATCGGCCTGCGCGGCACCGGCTACGCCGCCGAGGATTTCGACTGGTGCCGCCAGCAAGGCTTCACCGTCGTGCAGGCGGAGGAATGCTGGAACAAGTCGCTCGCGCCGCTGATGGCGCAAGTGCGAGAACGCATCGGCGACACGCCGGTCTACCTCAGCTTCGACATCGACGGTCTCGATCCGTCGTTCGCGCCCGGCACCGGCACGCCGGAAATCGGCGGGCTGTCGGTGCAGCAGGGTCTCGAGATCATTCGCGGGATGAAAGGGCTGAACCTCGTCGGCGCGGATCTCGTCGAAGTGTCGCCGCCGTACGATCCGAACGGCACCACCGCGCTCGTCGGCGCGAATCTCGCGTTCGAGATGCTCTGCGTGATGCCGGGCGTCGCGTGCCGCTAA
- a CDS encoding nuclear transport factor 2 family protein, with amino-acid sequence MSEQDNVQLVRQAYAAFGRADIDGILQTLSERIDWFIPGPAGVVPFVGRRHGPQEVAAFFAAPAAAQTAERFEPREFIASGNRVVVLGTQRWHVHSTGRTYEDDWVHLLTIESGKIATFVEYHDTEAEAAAHRP; translated from the coding sequence ATGAGCGAACAGGACAACGTGCAACTCGTACGGCAGGCATACGCGGCGTTCGGCAGGGCCGATATCGACGGCATTCTACAGACGCTTTCCGAACGTATCGACTGGTTCATCCCGGGGCCGGCCGGCGTCGTTCCGTTCGTCGGCAGAAGACATGGGCCGCAGGAAGTCGCGGCGTTCTTCGCGGCGCCAGCGGCGGCGCAGACCGCGGAACGGTTCGAGCCGCGCGAATTCATCGCCAGCGGCAACCGGGTCGTCGTGCTCGGCACGCAACGCTGGCATGTGCATTCCACGGGCCGCACGTACGAAGACGACTGGGTGCATCTGCTCACGATCGAAAGCGGGAAGATCGCGACGTTTGTCGAGTATCACGATACCGAGGCCGAAGCGGCGGCACATCGACCGTGA
- a CDS encoding helix-turn-helix transcriptional regulator — translation MLLNVNPFHRDTERFNVSFKALGELIETVGTPRFVPRLTQLLNDVVPLDVAHVERSRVDGTMPTGYRCEWIGSSGIGTATAEISDVMTLYYERFLDSDPLFAGLRGKTGTMLVVRDIAAIPPGEFRQRLFDDVHIGHECVLARGTRYAQHSIALERGRDRPPFTLAEMNRFRSISDVLFPLLELHASTTAARRVAHSAPEVHPLAQFDARIAADGVKLSKREYETCKHLISGKTVPETADILGVRVASAESYVKRAFAKLGVRTKRELAAWGSAMPAFRAAATHDGDDAPPPAIARRSGPTPTAG, via the coding sequence ATGCTGCTCAACGTGAACCCCTTCCACCGCGACACCGAACGCTTCAACGTGTCGTTCAAGGCGCTGGGCGAGCTGATCGAGACGGTCGGCACGCCGCGCTTCGTGCCGCGTCTCACGCAACTGCTGAACGACGTGGTGCCGCTCGACGTCGCGCACGTCGAACGTTCGCGTGTCGACGGCACGATGCCCACCGGCTACCGCTGCGAATGGATCGGCAGCAGCGGCATCGGCACCGCGACCGCCGAGATCTCCGACGTGATGACGCTCTACTACGAGCGCTTTCTCGACAGCGACCCGCTGTTCGCGGGGCTGCGCGGCAAAACGGGCACGATGCTGGTCGTGCGCGACATCGCGGCGATTCCGCCCGGTGAATTCCGCCAGCGGCTGTTCGACGACGTGCATATCGGCCACGAATGCGTGCTCGCGCGCGGCACCCGCTATGCGCAGCATTCGATCGCGCTGGAACGCGGCCGTGACCGCCCGCCGTTCACGCTCGCCGAGATGAACCGCTTTCGCAGCATCAGCGACGTGCTGTTCCCGCTGCTCGAGCTGCACGCGTCGACCACCGCCGCGCGGCGCGTCGCGCATTCGGCGCCCGAAGTGCATCCGCTCGCGCAGTTCGATGCGCGGATCGCGGCCGACGGCGTGAAGCTGTCGAAGCGCGAGTACGAAACCTGCAAGCATCTGATCTCCGGCAAGACCGTGCCGGAAACCGCCGACATCCTGGGCGTGCGGGTCGCGTCGGCCGAGTCGTACGTGAAGCGCGCGTTCGCGAAGCTCGGTGTGCGCACGAAGCGCGAGCTTGCCGCATGGGGTTCGGCCATGCCGGCGTTTCGGGCGGCCGCGACGCACGACGGCGACGACGCGCCGCCGCCCGCGATCGCACGCCGATCCGGCCCGACGCCGACCGCCGGCTGA
- a CDS encoding class I SAM-dependent methyltransferase: MTDRDKVFSGSIPAFYDTLMVPLIFAEYAADLAELVAAFAPRSVLETAAGSGAVTRALAPRLGPGVRYVVTDLNQPMLDYAVTRQGAGSRIEWRQADALALPFEDASFDVVCCQFGAMFFPDRVAGYGEARRVLGPGGRFVFSVWDRIEENAFADEVTQAVAALFPHDPPRFLARTPHGYHDLALIRDDLRRAGFADVDIATREKASHAASARDVATAYCLGTPLHDEIVARDAGLLSLATDRATAAIAGRHGNGPVVGKIQAHVIVASG, translated from the coding sequence ATGACCGATCGCGACAAGGTGTTTTCAGGCTCGATTCCCGCGTTCTACGACACGCTGATGGTTCCGCTGATCTTCGCGGAATATGCTGCCGACCTGGCGGAGCTCGTCGCCGCCTTCGCGCCTCGCTCGGTGCTTGAAACCGCCGCCGGCAGCGGCGCGGTCACGCGGGCGCTTGCGCCACGGCTCGGCCCGGGCGTGCGCTACGTGGTGACGGACCTCAACCAGCCGATGCTCGACTACGCCGTCACCAGACAGGGGGCCGGCAGCCGTATCGAATGGCGGCAGGCGGATGCGCTCGCGCTGCCGTTCGAGGACGCGTCGTTCGACGTCGTCTGCTGCCAGTTCGGCGCGATGTTCTTTCCCGACCGGGTCGCCGGCTACGGCGAGGCGCGACGCGTGCTGGGGCCGGGCGGGCGTTTCGTTTTCAGTGTCTGGGACCGTATCGAGGAAAACGCCTTCGCCGATGAAGTCACCCAGGCCGTCGCGGCGCTGTTTCCGCACGACCCGCCGCGATTTCTCGCCCGCACGCCGCACGGCTATCACGATCTCGCGCTGATTCGAGACGATCTGCGCCGCGCGGGTTTCGCCGACGTCGACATTGCGACGCGCGAGAAGGCAAGCCACGCCGCGTCGGCACGCGATGTCGCCACCGCTTATTGCCTGGGAACGCCGCTGCACGACGAAATCGTCGCTCGCGATGCCGGCTTGCTTTCGCTCGCGACGGATCGAGCAACCGCGGCCATTGCCGGACGCCATGGCAACGGGCCGGTGGTCGGGAAGATTCAGGCGCACGTCATCGTGGCGTCAGGTTAG